Sequence from the Terriglobia bacterium genome:
AATCGCTCGAAACCCGGCTCGCATGTCCCCTTCCCTTGATCCTCAAAATGAGATTCCCCGGCACTCTCAGCATAGAGCCTTGAATATTTCATCTCCATCCTTCCGCCTTTGACTGAGTCAAGCGCATTCCTCCGTGAAAAGCACCCTGATCCTGGTGCGGGATCTGCTTGGACTGTCAAATTCGAACCCGACACGACGGTGGAGCCTCATTCACTGTTCAGACTGCGTCTTAGCAGTATTGTATTGATTTTTCCATGCTTTTGACTATTCTGGGCCATTGTAGCAACTGCGGGGTGCCCCCGAGGTTACAGGGCGGAAAATCAGGCATCCCAAGAGGTATTCTTGCTCATGATCAAAACGGTGGAATGGCTGGGTGATGGGGTTCGAATGATCGATCAATTGAGACTCCCCGCCGAGGAAGTATATCCCGTGCTGAAGACTTATGAAGAGGTGGCTGACGCCATTCGTCGGATGGTGGTGCGAGGCGCACCCGCGATCGGCGTGACGGCTGCCTTTGGGATCGCCTTGGGAGTCAAGCAGCAGAACACATCCGATCGGATGAAATTCATTGAATCCTTCAGCACCATCTGTGAGGTCATGGCCAAGACCCGGCCCACGGCGGTGAATTTGTTCTGGGCCATCGACCGGATGAAGAAAGTGTTTGACCATTCGATCCGCGAGGACAATCGCGACTTCGACCCCTCTCATTTTGCCCAGATCCTTGAAGCGGAGGCGCTGAAGATATATCAGGAAGACATTGCCTGTAACAAGGCCATGGCTCAACACGGAGCCCGGCTCATCCCGAAGGACGCCATGATCCTTACCCATTGCAACACCGGAGCCCTGGCCACCGCGGGGTTTTATGGAACCGCGCTCGGAGTCATCAAGGCCGCCCATGAGGAGGGGAAAAACATTTCGGTGTGGGTCGACGAAACCAGGCCCTATCTTCAAGGGGCGCGGTTAACGGCGTGGGAATGTCAAAAAGAAGGTATTCCCTACACCCTGATCACCGACAGCATGGCAGGACATTTCATGAGGCTGGGCAAGGTGCGGTGCGTGATTGTGGGCGCCGACCGTATTGCCGCGAATGGCGATACGGCAAACAAGATCGGGACCTATTCGCTCTCGGTCCTCGCCAAAGAACACCACCTGCCGTTCTACATCACCGCCCCGACGTCGACCATCGATCACAAGCTGGCTTCGGGGGATGAAATTCCGATTGAGGAACGCAGTTCCCGCGAAGTCACCCACATCAAGAACATTCCGATCGCCCCCGAGGGAGCCCATGCA
This genomic interval carries:
- the mtnA gene encoding S-methyl-5-thioribose-1-phosphate isomerase: MIKTVEWLGDGVRMIDQLRLPAEEVYPVLKTYEEVADAIRRMVVRGAPAIGVTAAFGIALGVKQQNTSDRMKFIESFSTICEVMAKTRPTAVNLFWAIDRMKKVFDHSIREDNRDFDPSHFAQILEAEALKIYQEDIACNKAMAQHGARLIPKDAMILTHCNTGALATAGFYGTALGVIKAAHEEGKNISVWVDETRPYLQGARLTAWECQKEGIPYTLITDSMAGHFMRLGKVRCVIVGADRIAANGDTANKIGTYSLSVLAKEHHLPFYITAPTSTIDHKLASGDEIPIEERSSREVTHIKNIPIAPEGAHAAHPAFDVTPARNIHNIITERGILYKPFDDAIQSLIAN